From Leptotrichia wadei, one genomic window encodes:
- the lepB gene encoding signal peptidase I, whose translation MNTLLWGAFYIIATLFLLYFFIREKQVIQWIRMKEDETLEKVSLERSDRNFMAGNVLTIVALVVAAVFFVIVDKSKDPNIWIKVWGIYGVFGVNIIVYVLRKQHEWVFLLNLIMLFLGKLMFNILDPNFYIYLIINVVISLILIYLFRDSSVEKITEQSILKEAVQGNEELEKIVTESKIRNEDISETFKKIFPNDSLSVEERIAKEKRKKSTFGKALTRIDNALLAVILVAVIQMFYIGNYVIPTGSMEPTILVKDRVFTNMVKYHFSSPKVGQIIAFKEPMTDKVMYTKRIVGEPGTTLQIAKGKMTTNEFEIANVDKDPKYPTTANSRKEFNEEMKKYDEAMNKFNSEKVKAVGGAIMLNDKKSEVLERLTPQKLYLPEGLLMNNKIYIPKKGDKVKLDKVVVIDKIFGQTTDGTLVGQVDWESYYDGKGFKNITGKEFLELIKTDKNFKDIIGNDDEFTADPRNTLTNKYYTFTLKVEGRNEMVMPIMDFKYNDELFKKLLNGETVTLDKNYYMAMGDNTSNSKDTRYFGLVAEPRIKGELLVRWWPLNRIGIL comes from the coding sequence ATGAATACATTATTATGGGGAGCTTTTTATATTATTGCGACACTGTTTTTGCTATATTTCTTTATTAGAGAGAAGCAGGTTATTCAGTGGATAAGAATGAAAGAGGATGAAACGTTGGAAAAAGTTTCGCTTGAGAGAAGTGACAGGAATTTTATGGCTGGAAATGTGCTTACAATAGTTGCATTGGTTGTTGCAGCAGTATTTTTTGTGATTGTAGATAAAAGCAAGGATCCAAATATATGGATAAAAGTTTGGGGAATTTATGGAGTATTTGGTGTAAATATTATAGTTTATGTGCTTAGAAAACAGCATGAATGGGTATTTTTACTGAATCTTATTATGTTGTTTCTAGGAAAATTGATGTTTAATATTTTAGATCCGAATTTTTATATTTATTTGATAATAAATGTTGTAATTTCATTGATTCTTATTTATTTATTCAGAGATTCATCAGTGGAAAAAATTACAGAACAGTCGATTTTAAAAGAAGCTGTACAAGGTAATGAAGAATTAGAAAAAATTGTTACAGAGTCAAAGATAAGAAATGAAGATATTTCAGAAACATTTAAGAAAATATTTCCAAATGACAGTCTTTCTGTGGAAGAAAGAATTGCTAAGGAAAAAAGAAAGAAAAGTACATTTGGAAAGGCATTGACAAGAATTGACAATGCGCTGCTTGCGGTTATTTTAGTGGCAGTTATTCAAATGTTCTATATTGGAAATTATGTTATTCCAACTGGGTCAATGGAGCCTACGATATTAGTTAAAGACAGAGTTTTTACAAATATGGTAAAATATCACTTTTCAAGTCCAAAAGTTGGACAGATAATTGCATTTAAAGAGCCGATGACTGATAAGGTGATGTATACGAAAAGAATAGTTGGAGAGCCAGGAACAACGCTTCAGATTGCAAAAGGGAAAATGACTACTAATGAATTTGAAATTGCAAATGTTGATAAAGATCCAAAATATCCAACTACAGCCAATAGCAGAAAAGAATTTAATGAAGAAATGAAGAAATACGATGAAGCTATGAATAAATTTAATTCTGAGAAAGTTAAGGCTGTTGGTGGAGCAATAATGTTAAATGATAAAAAATCAGAAGTTTTGGAAAGATTGACACCACAAAAACTTTATCTTCCTGAAGGACTGCTTATGAATAATAAGATTTATATTCCTAAAAAAGGAGATAAAGTGAAACTGGATAAAGTCGTTGTAATTGACAAAATATTTGGACAAACGACTGACGGCACTTTAGTTGGGCAAGTTGACTGGGAAAGTTATTATGATGGAAAAGGTTTTAAAAATATTACAGGAAAAGAATTTTTAGAATTGATAAAAACAGATAAGAACTTTAAGGATATAATTGGAAATGATGATGAATTTACTGCTGATCCAAGAAATACATTGACAAATAAATATTATACGTTCACTTTAAAAGTGGAAGGCAGAAATGAAATGGTTATGCCAATTATGGATTTCAAGTATAATGATGAATTATTTAAAAAATTGTTAAATGGAGAAACTGTAACACTTGATAAAAACTATTATATGGCTATGGGAGATAATACTTCAAACAGTAAGGATACCAGATAT
- the rplS gene encoding 50S ribosomal protein L19, with amino-acid sequence MKEKLIELVEKNYLKADVPQFKAGDTVAVHYKVKEGNKERIQIFEGVVIRVSGGSVAKNFTVRKVSQGIGVERIIPLNSPLVEKIEVKRIGKVRRSKLYYLRNLSGKAARIKEIRK; translated from the coding sequence TTGAAAGAGAAATTAATCGAATTAGTAGAAAAAAATTACTTGAAAGCTGACGTACCTCAATTTAAAGCAGGGGATACAGTTGCTGTTCACTACAAAGTAAAAGAAGGAAACAAAGAAAGAATACAGATTTTTGAAGGTGTAGTTATTAGAGTTTCTGGTGGAAGCGTTGCTAAAAACTTCACAGTTAGAAAAGTATCGCAAGGAATCGGTGTAGAAAGAATCATTCCTTTAAATTCTCCATTAGTAGAAAAAATCGAAGTTAAGAGAATTGGTAAAGTAAGAAGATCTAAATTATACTACTTGAGAAACTTATCAGGAAAAGCTGCTAGAATTAAAGAAATTAGAAAGTAG